The following proteins are encoded in a genomic region of Arachis stenosperma cultivar V10309 chromosome 4, arast.V10309.gnm1.PFL2, whole genome shotgun sequence:
- the LOC130974160 gene encoding vacuolar cation/proton exchanger 3-like → MASHQQEPWLLENGNVKVLTKEMRHGHGRSRTAHNMSSSSLRKKSDRTLVSKVRCGLLRNLLVNIQEVILGTKLSILFPAIPIAIIAQCYGLGRPWIFALSLLGLTPLAERVSFLTEQVAIYTGPTVGGLLNATCGNITELVIAIFALSSNKVDLVKYSLLGSILSNLLLVLGTSLLCGGIANLAKEQKYDRRQADVNSLMLLLALLCHLLPMLFRYGGGGSDALAAADSSLYLSRAASITMLVAYFAYLIFQLWTHRTLFEAEDEDGDGENGSDDEEAVIGVWSGVAWLAGMTVFIALLSEYVVDTIEEASESWGLSVSFLSIILLPIVGNAAEHAGAIIFAFKNKLDITLGVALGSATQIGMFVVPLCVLVAWIMGVKMDLNFNLLETGSLALAIIATSFTLQDGTSHYMKGLILLLCYVVIGACFFVQRTPLNQVNVNITFKSASDAVLNA, encoded by the exons ATGGCGTCTCACCAACAAGAGCCATGGCTTCTAGAGAATGGAAATGTGAAGGTGTTGACTAAGGAAATGCGGCACGGCCATGGCCGGAGCCGTACTGCCCACAACATGTCGTCCTCTTCTCTTAGGAAGAAATCCGACCGGACCCTCGTATCGAAGGTTCGGTGCGGATTGCTAAGGAATTTGTTGGTTAACATCCAAGAAGTTATTCTGGGGACAAAGTTGTCCATCTTGTTCCCAGCAATTCCCATTGCCATCATTGCCCAATGCTATGGCCTTGGAAGA CCATGGATTTTCGCATTGAGCTTACTTGGGCTTACACCGCTTGCTGAACGTGTCAGCTTCCTCACAGA ACAAGTTGCAATTTACACTGGTCCTACAG TTGGAGGGCTTCTAAATGCAACATGTGGAAATATTACTGAGCTGGTGATAGCAATATTTGCACTGAGTAGTAACAAAGTTGATTTGGTGAAGTATTCTCTACTGGGTTCTATCCTCTCAAACCTTCTGCTGGTTCTTGGAACCTCTCTCTTGTGTGGTGGCATTGCAAACCTTGCAAAGGAACAAAAATATGACAGA AGACAAGCAGATGTGAACTCTCTAATGCTTCTGCTGGCATTGTTGTGCCACTTGCTTCCAATGCTGTTCAGATACGGCGGTGGTGGCTCGGACGCTCTCGCGGCCGCAGACTCATCGCTGTACTTGTCGAGGGCCGCCAGCATTACCATGTTGGTTGCATATTTTGCTTACCTTATCTTTCAGCTGTGGACACACAGGACATTGTTTGAAGCTGAAGAT GAGGATGGAGATGGTGAGAATGGTTCAGATGATGAAGAAGCTGTGATTGGAGTGTGGAGTGGTGTTGCATGGCTGGCTGGGATGACTGTCTTCATTGCCTTGTTATCTGAATATGTGGTGGACACAATTGAG GAAGCATCAGAGTCATGGGGTCTTTCTGTAAGCTTTCTCAGCATAATTTTGCTACCAATTGTTGGCAATGCAGCTGAACATGCAGGAGCAATCATATTTGCTTTCAAGAACAAGCTG GATATCACGTTGGGTGTTGCATTAGGTTCTGCCACGCAAATTGGCATGTTTGTG gttCCTCTATGTGTACTGGTTGCTTGGATAATGGGTGTTAAAATGGATCTAAACTTCAACCTCCTAGAAACCGGTTCTCTTGCTTTGGCAATAATAGCCACATCCTTTACTTTACAG GATGGTACATCTCACTACATGAAAGGGCTTATTCTTCTTTTGTGCTACGTTGTCATTGGTGCTTGCTTCTTTGTACAAAGAACACCCTTAA ACCAAGTGAATGTTAACATCACATTCAAGTCAGCAAGTGATGCAGTTTTAAATGCTTAA